The proteins below come from a single Garra rufa chromosome 3, GarRuf1.0, whole genome shotgun sequence genomic window:
- the gatb gene encoding glutamyl-tRNA(Gln) amidotransferase subunit B, mitochondrial — protein sequence MGVEVFSLSSYVTLACSKTTCTICPHTNTSMAASSSGYSRMFCKLKKSANKAQSLYHIDTFNFVIRTIWTSGYRTQLQPKVQTKSLPQIVGVVGLEIHAQIQSTSKLFSGSHVRFLAPPNSLVSHFDASLPGTLPVLNRRCVEAAVLTGLVLNCTINKKSLFDRKHYFYADMPAGYQITQQRVPIAVDGMLVYSHFEGRKRNQVITKSVKIKQIQLEQDSGKSLHDDERSQTLIDLNRAGVGLMELVMEPEMCCGEEAAAAVREIQLILQALGTCQANMAEGQLRVDANVSVHRPGEPLGVRTEVKNINSVRHLAKAIDYEIQRQMEVLQSGGTVLNETRAFDSKSGNTIPMRDKEGLQDYRFMPEPNLPPLFVYESEASVPVGVDPAQVVVIDRLSAQLPELPSVKRTRLVETHGILQEHSFTLVNEDGLVDYFESVVQMTKAEPRKVIGWVIKELMGNLNSQSLKVSQSPISPCALAELINLVESGHISSSAAKQVMQEMWKAPEKKVVQIVKEQDLWMINDKEELQKICQRVVDSHPEEVQIIREGNKKVLNKLMGEVQRETKGRTNAVQVRAILEKMVS from the exons ATGGGAGTTGAAGTTTTTTCTTTATCATCATACGTTACACTGGCTTGTTCTAAAACTACATGTACCATCTgcccacacacaaacacaagcatGGCAGCCTCCTCTTCAGGATATAGCAGAATGTTCTGTAAGCTAAAGAAAAGTGCTAATAAAGCACAAAGTTTATATCATATTGATACTTTTAATTTTGTGATAAGGACAATATGGACATCTGGATACAGAACTCAACTTCAGCCCAAAGTACAGACTAAAAG TCTTCCTCAGATAGTTGGTGTTGTGGGTCTGGAAATCCATGCTCAGATTCAGTCCACATCAAAGCTCTTCTCTGGATCTCATGTTAGATTCTTGGCTCCACCAAACTCACTTGTCTCACATTTTGATGCTTCATTACCAGGAACACTGCca GTACTAAACAGAAGATGTGTGGAGGCTGCTGTATTGACAGGCCTTGTTCTCAACTGTACCATCAACAAGAAGTCACTATTCGACAGGAAGCACTACTTTTATGCAGATATGCCT GCAGGCTACCAGATCACTCAGCAGAGGGTTCCCATAGCAGTGGATGGCATGCTGGTCTATAGTCATTTTGAAGGTCGCAAAAGAAACCAAGTTATAACCAAGAGTGTAAAAATCAAACAGATCCAGCTTGAGCAAGACAGTGGAAAGAGTCTCCATGATGATGAGCGGAGCCAGACTCTCATAGATCTCAACAGAGCAG GTGTAGGACTGATGGAGCTGGTGATGGAGCCAGAGATGTGTTGCGGAGAGGAGGCAGCAGCTGCCGTCAGAGAGATTCAGCTCATCCTGCAGGCTCTGGGCACCTGCCAGGCTAACATGGCTG AGGGGCAGCTTAGAGTAGATGCCAATGTCTCCGTGCATCGACCAGGAGAGCCATTGGGAGTGAGGACAGAGGTTAAAAATATCAACAGTGTGAGACACCTGGCCAAAGCCATAG ACTACGAGATCCAGAGACAGATGGAGGTTCTACAGAGCGGTGGGACGGTTCTTAATGAGACCCGAGCATTTGACAGCAAATCTGG TAACACTATTCCGATGAGGGATAAGGAAGGCCTACAAGACTACAG GTTCATGCCAGAGCCCAACTTGCCGCCACTTTTTGTTTATGAGAGTGAAGCTTCAGTGCCTGTTGGCGTCGACCCTGCCCAGGTTGTGGTGATTGACAGGCTGAGTGCCCAGTTGCCAGAGCTGCCGTCTGTGAAGAGGACAAGGCTTGTGGAGACGCATGGAATCCTGCAAGAGCACAGCTTCACACTGGTG AATGAAGACGGGCTTGTGGACTACTTTGAGAGTGTTGTTCAGATGACCAAGGCAGAACCGAGGAAGGTGATTGGCTGGGTAATAAAGGAGCTGATGGGAAATCTGAATAGTCAGAGTCTGAAAGTCTCTCAGAG tcCCATCTCCCCATGTGCTCTTGCTGAGCTGATCAATCTTGTAGAATCGGGTCATATCTCATCTTCAGCTGCCAAACAA GTGATGCAGGAGATGTGGAAGGCTCCAGAGAAGAAAGTGGTCCAGATAGTGAAGGAGCAGGATTTGTGGATGATAAATGACAAAGAGGAGCTTCAAAAGATCTGTCAGAGGGTTGTAGACAGTCACCCTGAGGAG GTTCAGATTATCAGAGAGGGTAATAAGAAAGTACTGAACAAACTAATGGGTGAAGTTCAGAGAGAAACCAAAGGCAGAACTAACGCGGTCCAGGTCAGAGCCATTCTGGAGAAAATGGTTTCTTGA
- the dctpp1 gene encoding glutamyl-tRNA(Gln) amidotransferase subunit B, mitochondrial: MALQQNGIASKHNGETSSHHSSTNGNGEIQHEQAERFTFTSEPTLEDIRRMQAEFTDERNWNQFHKPRNLLLALVGEVGEVSELFQWRGEVAEGLPDWTESERENLAQELSDVLIYLVELAEKCHVDLPQAVLRKMALNRLKYPASKVHGSAKKYTEYKD, translated from the coding sequence ATGGCACTGCAGCAGAACGGGATCGCATCCAAGCACAACGGCGAAACTTCCAGCCATCACTCTTCTACAAATGGCAACGGAGAAATCCAGCATGAACAGGCCGAGCGATTCACTTTCACCTCCGAACCCACACTTGAAGATATCCGCCGCATGCAGGCTGAATTCACGGACGAGAGGAACTGGAACCAGTTCCACAAGCCGCGGAACCTGCTGCTGGCGCTGGTCGGAGAGGTCGGGGAGGTGTCGGAGCTGTTCCAGTGGCGCGGGGAGGTGGCGGAGGGTCTACCGGACTGGACCGAGTCGGAACGGGAGAACCTGGCCCAGGAACTCAGCGACGTATTGATCTATCTTGTTGAACTGGCTGAAAAATGCCACGTTGATTTGCCTCAAGCTGTCCTCCGCAAAATGGCCCTCAACCGACTCAAGTATCCAGCCAGCAAAGTTCATGGATCTGCCAAGAAATACACCGAATATAAGGACTGA